One genomic region from Bartonella australis AUST/NH1 encodes:
- the thiD gene encoding bifunctional hydroxymethylpyrimidine kinase/phosphomethylpyrimidine kinase produces the protein MMPQAGKDKFFIPRILSIAGTDPSGGAGMQADLKVFSAMKTYGMSVVTAVVAQNTQGVRSFRALDASFVADQIDSIFEDIHVDAVKIGMVANAQIAQVIAERLTYYRARSIVLDPVMVAKSGDILLQSDTIEIIRDVLVPMSTVITPNLREAAMLLGREVQWSLKAMYQYSPQLLALGCNAVLLKGGHLDSFANMSAADETLSSPDLYCDFDGIVTLEASRLKTINNHGTGCTISAAIAALLPTEPLVCAVKRAKNYLSNALSSSDILQVGKGRGPVHHFCELWSNG, from the coding sequence ATGATGCCGCAGGCTGGCAAAGATAAATTTTTTATTCCACGGATTTTATCCATTGCTGGCACTGATCCTTCCGGAGGGGCCGGAATGCAAGCAGATTTGAAGGTTTTTTCAGCGATGAAGACTTATGGTATGAGTGTCGTTACAGCTGTAGTTGCACAAAATACACAGGGTGTGCGTTCTTTTCGAGCGTTGGACGCATCTTTCGTTGCAGACCAAATTGATTCTATTTTTGAGGATATTCACGTTGATGCAGTTAAAATCGGTATGGTAGCAAATGCTCAAATTGCACAAGTTATTGCAGAGCGTTTAACTTATTACCGAGCTCGTTCTATTGTTCTTGATCCAGTTATGGTGGCAAAAAGTGGCGATATCCTCTTACAGTCTGATACAATTGAAATTATTCGTGACGTTCTTGTTCCTATGTCGACGGTGATAACGCCAAATTTGCGCGAGGCGGCGATGTTATTGGGGCGCGAAGTGCAGTGGTCATTAAAAGCTATGTACCAGTACAGTCCCCAGCTTTTAGCGCTTGGTTGTAACGCGGTTTTGTTAAAGGGAGGGCATTTGGACAGTTTTGCTAATATGAGCGCAGCTGATGAGACTTTATCCAGTCCAGACCTTTATTGTGACTTTGACGGTATTGTGACACTTGAAGCTTCCCGTCTCAAAACAATTAATAACCACGGCACAGGTTGTACTATTTCAGCTGCAATTGCAGCGCTTTTGCCCACAGAGCCTTTAGTGTGCGCAGTTAAAAGAGCAAAAAATTATCTGAGCAATGCTTTATCAAGTTCAGATATTTTGCAGGTGGGAAAAGGCAGAGGCCCAGTTCACCATTTCTGTGAACTATGGAGTAATGGATGA
- a CDS encoding lysophospholipid acyltransferase family protein gives MVTLRSLFFTFAFYTTTFVQMILYAPFYFLMPRKKAWIVPKTWARVTLFLQKYIVGTNYAIEGIENLPDGAYIIAPKHQSEWETFGLVPHLDDPALIMKRELTWIPLFGWYMAKTGIIPINRTTPIKALKTIIKCAKQKAKQGRQILIFPEGTRRQPGQEPNYKSGVVALYNELGLQVVPIAHNAGLYWPRDNFRRYPGTIRIRILPPIESGLRKHDFLDQLIQKTEKACDELLLLAAQDPTPPPMPLSAVKRLQALGHHWKGEVRH, from the coding sequence GTGGTTACTCTTCGTTCTCTGTTTTTTACGTTCGCTTTTTATACAACAACTTTTGTGCAAATGATTCTTTACGCACCCTTTTATTTTTTAATGCCACGCAAAAAGGCGTGGATTGTACCTAAAACGTGGGCGCGTGTTACATTATTCTTGCAAAAATACATCGTAGGCACAAATTACGCAATCGAAGGCATAGAAAATTTACCAGATGGTGCCTATATCATCGCTCCAAAGCACCAATCTGAATGGGAAACCTTCGGCCTTGTCCCCCATCTCGATGATCCTGCTCTCATTATGAAACGCGAATTAACGTGGATTCCCCTTTTTGGCTGGTATATGGCGAAAACAGGAATCATACCGATTAACCGAACAACTCCTATTAAAGCTCTCAAAACCATCATAAAATGCGCGAAACAAAAAGCGAAACAAGGGCGTCAAATTTTAATCTTCCCTGAAGGGACACGCCGACAGCCAGGCCAAGAGCCAAATTATAAATCGGGAGTTGTTGCTCTTTACAATGAACTGGGGCTTCAAGTCGTCCCCATTGCCCATAACGCCGGTTTATACTGGCCGCGCGATAATTTCCGTCGTTACCCAGGGACGATTCGTATTCGTATCCTGCCCCCTATTGAATCAGGCCTCCGTAAGCACGATTTCCTGGATCAACTTATCCAAAAAACAGAAAAAGCCTGCGATGAATTGCTTTTATTAGCTGCTCAAGATCCCACTCCACCACCTATGCCGCTCTCCGCCGTTAAAAGACTTCAAGCGCTTGGTCACCACTGGAAGGGAGAGGTGCGGCATTAA